One Glycine soja cultivar W05 chromosome 7, ASM419377v2, whole genome shotgun sequence genomic window, caCCTCAAATgtattgattattaattaatttcgtTTCTTGGATTTATGGATGcagttataataaaaataactagaCCTCTTCAAAACCGAATGCCTAATACCCAGTCAGCtttaccttttatttatttaattaatttgaagtttaaAACTGCACCATACTAATTAAATGTGTACGAAAATGTTGTTTATATCTAAGTTAGCACTGGGaagttcttttcttttaatgctGCATAGAGATGCGGTTTTCTTACTCCTCAATTAAGAATGAACCAACATCTAAGTCAGACTGAAAACGTGGCTAGCTTCTCCattataatttagttatatgAAAAAGTATTATCACGTAGTTTCCTAGTTTGATACGTGGATTTTATTTATCAGGTTcatgatttaaatatttcttaaggTACCAGAATTCAGCAGGTCAAGTTAACGAGagtagtattttttgtttagcaGATACTCAGTCAGCTCTTCCTTATTTCTTAACTATATATATCTATGGAGACTTATATCTATGTCAACAATGGGAAGTTATTTTCATCTAACAATGCATTGACGTCATTCCGTAACTCTTCCATGCATGAAGAAAGGATTTAAGATCCAAAGTCAGTCAGAATTCAAAACTGGTTTGGCaatatctttttattaggaGATATAAAGTGGTTGGatgattaaagaaaaagaaaaaagagaaaaaaaatcacggATTCAATCTCTTCGGCTAAGAAGATTAACACTAACAATTTCCCATAAGAAAAACCAATTCAAAACTTCTTCTTTTCTTATACTTTGTACGTTCCTacaaaaattctttcaaatgagTTTGCTTGAAACATCAAAATTTCTAGACAAGATTCTGATTTAGATATATGTACATATTAGCTCGTAgatattacttttcttaatagttggattttattttacccgttattttttctttttgttatttgttagtAATTATGCATGACGTCGATACCTTTGGGAAATTTCATTGAAAGCTGAAATAAAAGTAACTTTGACTCCATTGCTTTTGGGACATTATAAATTTCGGTGACTATGAATCAGGGCATGCATATTATTTTGGTTTCAGGCTTTCAGCTTTCAACATAAACTAGGAGATGGCTCGGACCAGTCTTTCTTCTATATCAATACCTTTTCTTATTCTGCTGATAATAGCCTTTACTTTCTTTGCACAGCTAGCTCCAGTTAGTGCAGGTTTGCCTATCTCATTGAAAGATATATGCAAAGATATGTATTATGTAAAAAAGTATGCATGTATCGTAGAATCACAACGACTACTCGAGCTTTCACCAGCTTATATTTAATGTTTGGTTATATATTCCATGTAGGAGTTTAATATGTAAAAAGTAAACTTTCATGAATGTAGAAACATATATTACATCTTGAAGAGGTAACAATatgttgtcatttgaatttgcagaTTTGCAAATGAGAAAATTGGGTCCCATGCGAAGTCCACCTCCTCCACCTAAGTTTTTTCTTGGACCTGGTCCAGGTCGAAGCGGAAACGACGCTCCT contains:
- the LOC114419301 gene encoding uncharacterized protein LOC114419301 isoform X2 translates to MARTSLSSISIPFLILLIIAFTFFAQLAPVSADLQMRKLGPMRSPPPPPKFFLGPGPGRSGNDAPPPPSIQKGDQKGKKIPQSTSVISYNRIGCGRAELSLC
- the LOC114419301 gene encoding uncharacterized protein LOC114419301 isoform X3, with the protein product MARTSLSSISIPFLILLIIAFTFFAQLAPVSADLQMRKLGPMRSPPPPPKFFLGPGPGRSGNDAPPPPRKHPEGRPKRKKNSPKHLSHFI
- the LOC114419301 gene encoding uncharacterized protein LOC114419301 isoform X1 → MARTSLSSISIPFLILLIIAFTFFAQLAPVSADLQMRKLGPMRSPPPPPKFFLGPGPGRSGNDAPPPPRLLQLVQVFLYVYNRQGLLRILIKRPFYQLLVLSF